The proteins below come from a single Miscanthus floridulus cultivar M001 chromosome 1, ASM1932011v1, whole genome shotgun sequence genomic window:
- the LOC136451685 gene encoding fe(2+) transport protein 2-like, whose protein sequence is MKGAEKVADTELYRPLVHGNRRKEKRSLHPDGHTQEPGACGGPEEPQAPPADGGACGGPAVGGKCHSVANALRLKLIAIASILLASVIGVCLPLFSRSVPALRPGGNAFVVVKAFTSGVILGTGYVHVLPDSFNDLDSPCLPRRPWAEFPFTGFVAMLAALVTLMVDSIMLSFHSRGDRGKGRASVARHGHDSCPPQVHCHGHGHLEMSEARPEAEDKVEEDVEAGKVQLSRNRVIAQVLEMGIVVHSVVIGLGMGASQNVCTIRPLVAALCFHQLFEGMGLGGCILQTEYGARMKSGLVFFFATTTPFGIALGLALTKVYSDTSPTALIVVGLASQRGLGGAAPLHGARRPPWRGLHEAQAAEQRQAPDGLLPGRAPRRRRHVRHGHVGVMCPAFVSSENTVIFYLRTRVHESWEPRRTRRRAGSAAARSC, encoded by the exons ATGAAGGGTGCTGAAAAGGTCGCCGACACTGAACTCTACAGACCATTGGTCCACGGC AATAGGAGGAAGGAGAAAAGGTCTCTTCACCCCGACGGGCACACACAAGAGCCGGGCGCATGCGGTGGTCCGGAGGAGCCTCAAGCACCGCCCGCCGATGGCGGCGCATGCGGTGGTCCGGCCGTCGGGGGCAAATGCCACAGCGTCGCCAACGCGCTGCGCCTGAAGCTGATCGCCATCGCGTCGATCCTCCTCGCCAGCGTTATCGGCGTGTGCCTGCCGCTCTTCTCCCGCTCTGTGCCGGCGCTCCGCCCCGGCGGCAACGCCTTCGTCGTCGTCAAGGCCTTCACGTCGGGGGTCATCCTCGGCACCGGCTACGTGCACGTGCTGCCGGACTCCTTCAACGACCTCGACTCGCCCTGCCTGCCCCGGAGGCCCTGGGCGGAGTTCCCGTTCACGGGGTTTGTCGCGATGCTCGCCGCCTTGGTCACGCTCATGGTGGACTCGATCATGCTCTCGTTCCACAGCCGGGGCGACAGGGGCAAGGGAAGGGCTTCGGTCGCGCGCCATGGCCATGACAGCTGCCCTCCGCAGGTGCACTGTCACGGGCACGGGCATCTAGAGATGAGTGAGGCGAGGCCGGAGGccgaggacaaggtggaggaggacGTGGAGGCCGGCAAGGTGCAGCTGAGCAGGAACCGTGTCATTGCTCAG GTCCTGGAGATGGGCATCGTGGTGCACTCGGTGGTGATCGGCCTCGGCATGGGCGCGTCGCAGAACGTGTGCACGATCCGTCCCCTCGTGGCGGCGCTCTGCTTCCACCAGCTCTTCGAGGGCATGGGCCTCGGCGGCTGCATCTTGCAGACCGAGTACGGCGCCAGGATGAAGTCAGGGCTGGTCTTCTTCTTCGCCACGACGACGCCGTTCGGGATCGCGCTGGGGCTGGCGCTCACCAAGGTGTATAGTGACACCAGCCCGACGGCGCTGATCGTCGTTGGGCTAGCTTCTCAACGAGGCCTCGGCGGGGCTGCTCCACTACATGGCGCTCGTCGGCCTCCTTGGCGCGGACTTCATGAGGCCCAAGCTGCAGAGCAGCGTCAGGCTCCAGATGGTCTCCTTCCTGGCCGTGCTCCTCGGCGCCGGCGGCATGTCCGTCATGGCCATGTGGGCGTGATGTGTCCGGCCTTCGTGAGCTCCGAGA ATACGGTCATCTTCTACCTGAGAACAAGAGTACACGAGAGCTGGGAGCCGCGACGAACGCGCCGGCGAGCAGGATCCGCAGCGGCCCGTAGCTGTTGA